The following are encoded together in the Pedobacter sp. D749 genome:
- a CDS encoding sensor histidine kinase: MEILSGNSTAIKSKNINQLEFWISTTLYILALISICTQTTYGSGGSYRFSENSVEYSIMANFFLPEIFKISIIYFSFLLFNFVSMPQLAKGRNVPMNLIMTIAVTAFSIIGWMIANTYSEAYRLVEYDDIDRGYDIFFGEAFTYIFFIYLLFNAYAYFNERGLELFNRIHFLKNYNQNIVSEIFVSTKIWLITLMIFTAVLSVKIDYELLVIWIIVPPVNIFIAFCAIYYIIPNLRKDFKGFGRYFWGNVGITIIVSLLLLIVLIPFMRNGVVVPITLGLNAICLICITTPSAWYVYKHKFEKLSEIQMLKTELGKSDANLNFLKSQINPHFLFNALNTLFGTALQENAERTGEGIQKLGDMMRFMLHENTQDKISLTREVEYLNNYIDLQKLRTSRSADIRIDTHIEEQLNNLQITPMLLIPFIENAFKHGISLQQPSYIKITLQTKEKTLYFDVSNSIYIKADNDPEKLKSGIGLENVKQRLSLLYYGKHELIIRESANEFFVHLTLQLD; encoded by the coding sequence ATGGAAATTCTTTCAGGTAATTCAACGGCCATTAAATCCAAAAACATCAACCAGCTTGAGTTTTGGATTTCTACTACATTATACATCCTTGCATTGATTAGCATTTGCACGCAGACCACTTATGGTTCTGGCGGGTCTTACCGTTTTTCTGAAAATTCGGTTGAGTATAGCATCATGGCGAATTTCTTTCTGCCTGAAATATTTAAGATCAGTATCATTTACTTCAGTTTTTTGCTTTTCAATTTTGTTTCAATGCCTCAACTGGCAAAGGGCCGTAACGTGCCCATGAACCTGATCATGACCATTGCTGTTACCGCGTTTTCTATTATTGGATGGATGATCGCTAATACCTATTCGGAAGCTTACCGCCTTGTGGAATATGATGATATAGACCGCGGTTACGACATATTTTTTGGAGAAGCTTTTACCTATATATTTTTTATTTACTTGCTTTTTAACGCTTACGCCTATTTTAACGAGCGTGGCCTGGAGCTTTTTAATAGAATCCATTTTTTAAAGAATTATAACCAGAATATTGTATCAGAGATATTTGTGAGCACAAAAATCTGGCTGATTACGCTCATGATTTTCACCGCAGTACTTTCTGTTAAGATAGATTATGAGTTATTGGTCATCTGGATTATTGTACCACCGGTAAATATTTTTATTGCCTTTTGTGCCATTTATTACATCATTCCAAACCTAAGAAAGGATTTTAAAGGCTTTGGCCGGTATTTTTGGGGAAACGTAGGCATAACCATTATTGTTTCGCTACTGCTTTTGATTGTCCTTATTCCTTTTATGCGCAATGGTGTAGTTGTGCCAATTACCTTAGGTTTAAATGCAATATGTTTAATCTGCATTACCACACCATCTGCCTGGTATGTTTACAAACATAAATTTGAAAAACTGAGCGAAATACAGATGCTTAAAACAGAGCTGGGTAAATCGGATGCCAATCTGAATTTCTTAAAATCGCAGATTAACCCACACTTCTTGTTTAATGCTTTAAACACCCTTTTCGGAACGGCCTTACAAGAAAATGCAGAAAGAACGGGCGAGGGTATTCAAAAACTGGGCGATATGATGCGTTTTATGCTCCACGAAAATACTCAGGATAAAATTTCGCTAACCCGCGAGGTAGAATACCTGAACAATTATATCGATCTGCAAAAACTGCGTACCTCACGCTCGGCAGATATCAGGATCGACACCCATATTGAAGAACAATTAAACAATTTGCAGATTACGCCAATGTTGTTGATCCCCTTTATCGAAAATGCATTTAAACATGGGATCAGTTTGCAACAGCCATCGTATATCAAAATTACATTGCAGACAAAAGAAAAGACTTTATATTTCGATGTAAGCAACAGCATTTATATCAAGGCAGATAACGATCCTGAAAAACTAAAAAGCGGCATCGGACTTGAAAATGTTAAACAACGCTTATCATTACTTTATTATGGAAAACATGAATTAATTATCCGCGAAAGTGCAAACGAGTTTTTTGTTCATTTAACTTTGCAGTTAGATTAG
- a CDS encoding LytTR family DNA-binding domain-containing protein: MIAIAIDDEPIALDIIKSHASKVPFVELQQIFTDAFAAITYLQHNKVDLIFLDIKMPDISGIDFLKSLSKPPMVIFTTAYTEHAVQSFELDAVDYLLKPFSLSRFLKACNKAHELFNLRSQKQEAKTEYIFVKDGYEQIKVNLDEICYVEASGNYTQIQLKDKLLSSRITINDLAELLPKTDFIRCHRAFIVAKNKVSKFDRSQIWIGDKVIPIGATYVGIQLT; this comes from the coding sequence ATGATTGCCATTGCTATAGATGATGAACCGATTGCATTAGACATTATAAAATCGCATGCCTCAAAAGTTCCGTTTGTAGAGTTGCAGCAAATTTTTACTGATGCCTTTGCAGCCATTACTTACCTCCAGCATAACAAGGTCGACCTGATTTTTCTCGACATTAAAATGCCCGATATCAGTGGAATTGATTTTTTAAAGAGCCTGAGCAAACCACCTATGGTGATTTTTACTACGGCTTATACCGAACATGCGGTGCAAAGTTTTGAACTTGATGCTGTTGATTATTTGTTAAAACCTTTTTCACTTTCGCGTTTTTTGAAAGCCTGCAATAAGGCACACGAACTCTTTAACCTGCGTAGCCAGAAGCAGGAAGCTAAAACGGAATACATTTTTGTAAAAGATGGTTATGAACAAATTAAGGTTAATTTAGACGAAATCTGTTATGTGGAAGCCTCGGGAAATTATACGCAGATCCAGCTTAAGGATAAATTACTGAGCTCACGCATCACCATAAACGACCTTGCTGAACTGTTGCCAAAAACAGATTTTATCCGCTGTCACCGGGCATTTATTGTTGCAAAAAACAAAGTATCCAAATTTGACCGCAGCCAAATCTGGATAGGAGATAAAGTTATACCCATTGGGGCTACTTACGTTGGAATACAACTTACTTAA
- a CDS encoding alpha-2-macroglobulin — MNISLRRPALFFLLILLSLGVSAQQKYTLNDFYRVDSIANQAKPKDALALIEKINEQARKTHNTPLLVKSVIYRMMFQSYLEENAFDKILINLQKDINIAKQPEKSILQSLLAETYWNYLQQNRWQINQRTQVQGDIGDDIKTWNIKKLNDETVKYYLLSLKDSKILQQTKVDTLDAVLAGDKKYRSFRPTLYDLLAHRAIDVFSNTQLNLTQYDDELIDMSNVDWFGNRQLFLNIKIPADSSSFKVQALQLFKNLIRFHQNSSNPSALADVDLKRLKFVQQHFTGDKQELYYNALSQLAEQSTQSEVFADILYEQATIHKNAQLPVDTNKQNLITAIALAEKAINAFPESIGAQNARNLIEEIKSSSLSVKVKEFVQPDQPSQLYLSYKNTDTIQLKLYHSPELKNDYEQFNNKADFLLFLRKNKIVKQWTIAAPKTNDYQTHSLVDKIEALPFGSYTLIAQTINRKQNDTVYSNINFKVTAMAVINRRNFDNHEYFVSQLNNGAPLKNVTIRQRRYDYNTRKYIDGELLTTDANGYASTAETQSGMSAALLKLGKDELQININNYNIYRDDEDEERVILFTDRPIYRPGQTIYYKGLCLNILNGKNKIAVNRAVDISFNDANGKEITKTKLMSNDYGTFQGSFTIPMGILNGQMEIETEYGRIAVQVEEYKRPTFEVVFDKPNKHYKLNDSIKVEGKASSFSGYSVSNAKVNYKVFRRVMDDYRLSYEQRSVIYGSRMYAERKQVAIGKTSTKAGGKFEITFFANVTDTRANYSYEIVADITDLNGETRSKTTTINVGKKDITLNINAEQVVYVSNKTDSIPLSVTNLNNEAIKADVKAEWSLLEAPSRLMNKSPFYAENYAMSKEDFIKNFPHDDYNNELEVAKWPVKSIEFKQNLSAKNGRGNLSFSQKDLKPGYYKISLTAVNGQNDTVKVDKYLVIYHAAPAVIQSNIEWITPEVTVTKPNESAVFRLAGLAENSKAYYEVYYRDSIAEKVWVNLSPKQTIVKIQPKANYEDGFAVQFTMVHQGTVYNSMQQVKIFDPQKELNVRFLSFRNKLQPGEKESWKLQISNNKGEKQMAEMVATLYDASLDDLRKMNWNTNLQNSFNYGFYNWNFNANNVANPGYLWFLRQDRDYSVINRGYENLNLFGYNYYGGYNSGYRNYISNLQRAKRKGLSTEALKKLVELENGKLIYGVVFDRQGEILPGVQVSVGKTVTTSNVLGIYTINAKAGEILNFSFIGYKNYAIKIGSKKRVDVTLKEDGTVLREVLVTGYGAQKKQSMTGSVIKIRGVSTLQGKAAGLSAEPPTVQMLKEEAVAVDDTGIYDFASINSYDPKTGLEIVNGKPVIKKPNITPRTNFNELAFFYPQLLTDAKGEIKIEFTIPQSLTRYKMMGFAHTKDLKTASITNELVTQKQLAIAINAPRFFREGDTILLSAKLNNLAGTKLVGNASLELTDALTAKPVQILGSNDKSEKTFEVDNEGNAVLKWTLIIPSGISAVTYKVLAQSGKFSDGEENTIPVLANAMLVTESMPINVRGKTTKTFDFEKLEKSGASKTLRNQSLTFEFTSNPVWYAVQALPYLMEYPYECAEQTFSRFYANSFATGIINSSPKIKTVFEQWKNTNNGEALLSNLEKNQELKSILLEETPWVHNADNESERKKRLATLFDLNRMTYELKANFEKLEKMQFNNGAFPWFSGMREDRYITQHIVLGMGQLKKLKLIDEKAYPNFNAMLNKAIIYLDAEFVKDYKDEVKGKRSGYLPLHYLFARSYTNQKNTTADFTKAKDFYLKKLVANWKTFDTYQLAQTALVLNRNGNSVEAKKIITLLSQTAQQNDELGMYWANNKAGWWWYQSPVETQALLIEAFDEVANDTKAVEEMKIWLLKNKQTKDWKTTKATTAACYALLMKGTDLLSESNEPEITIGGQKLVELQQPNATKEAGTGYQKVSIAGANVKPEMGRVEVKNNNQTIAWGALYWQYFEQLDKITSANTGVKIKKQLFIQKASNKGDVLTPLTTSNVLLPGDLLKVRIEINCDRDMEYIHLKDMRSSGFEPVNVISQYKYQDGLGYYESTKDASTNFFISYMPKGTYVFEYPLRVTHAGNFSNGITSLQSMYAPEFTTHSAGIRVTVK; from the coding sequence ATGAATATATCATTACGCCGCCCCGCTTTATTTTTTCTCCTCATTTTGCTGTCGCTAGGTGTTTCTGCACAACAGAAATACACACTTAACGATTTTTACAGGGTCGATTCTATTGCCAACCAGGCCAAACCAAAAGATGCACTTGCTTTAATTGAAAAAATAAATGAGCAGGCACGTAAAACGCATAATACGCCCTTGCTCGTTAAATCGGTTATTTACCGGATGATGTTTCAAAGTTACCTGGAGGAAAATGCCTTTGATAAGATTTTGATCAATTTGCAAAAAGATATCAATATAGCCAAACAGCCTGAAAAAAGCATTTTACAATCACTTTTAGCCGAAACATATTGGAACTACCTGCAACAGAACCGTTGGCAGATTAACCAGCGTACACAGGTACAGGGCGATATAGGAGATGATATTAAAACCTGGAACATTAAAAAACTGAATGATGAAACGGTAAAATATTACCTACTCTCATTAAAAGACAGTAAGATTTTACAACAGACGAAAGTAGATACTTTGGATGCGGTTTTGGCAGGTGATAAAAAATACAGAAGCTTTAGGCCTACCTTATACGATCTGCTGGCCCACCGTGCCATCGATGTTTTTAGCAATACACAACTTAACCTTACGCAATATGATGATGAATTAATCGACATGAGCAATGTTGACTGGTTTGGTAACAGACAGCTATTTTTAAATATTAAAATACCGGCCGATAGTTCTTCTTTTAAAGTGCAGGCTTTGCAGTTATTTAAAAACCTGATCCGATTTCACCAGAACAGCAGTAATCCTTCAGCACTGGCAGATGTAGATTTAAAAAGGTTAAAGTTTGTACAACAGCACTTTACCGGCGACAAACAAGAATTGTACTACAACGCTTTAAGTCAGTTGGCTGAGCAAAGTACCCAAAGCGAAGTTTTTGCTGATATTTTATATGAGCAGGCCACCATACATAAAAACGCACAATTACCTGTTGATACCAATAAACAAAACCTGATTACGGCAATTGCATTGGCCGAAAAAGCGATAAATGCCTTTCCAGAAAGCATTGGGGCACAGAATGCCAGGAATTTAATTGAAGAGATTAAAAGCAGCAGTTTATCGGTTAAAGTAAAAGAATTTGTACAGCCCGATCAACCCAGCCAGTTATATCTATCCTACAAAAATACAGATACGATACAGCTGAAGCTGTACCATTCACCCGAATTAAAAAATGACTATGAACAGTTTAACAATAAGGCCGATTTTTTACTTTTTTTAAGGAAGAATAAAATAGTTAAGCAGTGGACAATAGCTGCGCCTAAAACCAACGATTATCAAACCCACAGTTTAGTTGATAAAATTGAGGCATTGCCTTTTGGTAGTTATACTTTAATTGCGCAAACCATTAACCGCAAACAGAACGATACCGTTTATAGCAACATCAATTTTAAGGTTACAGCAATGGCGGTTATTAACAGACGTAATTTTGATAATCATGAATATTTTGTTAGTCAGTTGAATAATGGTGCACCTTTAAAAAACGTAACGATCAGGCAACGGAGATACGATTACAATACCCGTAAATATATTGATGGTGAATTGTTAACTACAGATGCGAATGGTTACGCCAGTACGGCCGAAACTCAGTCTGGAATGAGTGCTGCATTATTAAAGCTTGGTAAAGATGAATTGCAGATCAACATTAACAATTATAATATCTACCGGGATGACGAAGATGAAGAACGTGTAATTCTATTTACCGACAGACCGATCTACCGCCCGGGACAAACCATTTATTATAAAGGATTGTGTTTGAACATCCTGAATGGAAAAAATAAAATTGCCGTAAATAGGGCCGTTGATATTTCTTTTAATGATGCCAATGGAAAAGAGATTACCAAAACGAAATTGATGAGTAACGATTACGGCACATTTCAAGGTTCGTTTACCATCCCAATGGGCATATTGAACGGTCAGATGGAAATTGAAACCGAATATGGCCGCATTGCTGTACAAGTTGAAGAATATAAGCGGCCTACTTTCGAAGTGGTTTTTGATAAACCCAACAAACACTATAAACTGAATGATAGCATTAAAGTAGAGGGTAAAGCCAGTTCTTTTTCAGGCTATTCGGTGAGCAACGCGAAGGTAAACTATAAAGTTTTCCGGAGAGTGATGGATGATTACAGGCTCAGCTACGAACAGCGGAGTGTTATTTATGGCTCAAGGATGTATGCTGAAAGAAAACAGGTAGCCATCGGCAAAACAAGCACCAAAGCAGGAGGTAAATTCGAGATTACTTTTTTTGCAAACGTTACGGATACCAGAGCAAATTATAGCTACGAAATTGTGGCTGATATCACTGATTTAAATGGCGAAACCCGTTCAAAGACGACTACTATAAATGTTGGAAAGAAAGATATAACACTTAATATCAATGCAGAGCAAGTTGTGTACGTGAGCAATAAAACAGATAGTATCCCCCTTTCGGTTACCAATTTAAACAATGAAGCCATTAAGGCTGATGTTAAAGCAGAGTGGAGTTTATTGGAGGCACCATCAAGGCTAATGAACAAAAGTCCTTTTTATGCCGAAAATTATGCCATGAGCAAGGAAGATTTTATTAAGAACTTTCCCCATGATGATTATAACAATGAACTTGAAGTAGCCAAATGGCCGGTAAAATCAATAGAATTTAAACAAAACCTTAGTGCCAAAAACGGTCGTGGAAACTTAAGTTTTAGTCAGAAAGACCTGAAACCAGGTTATTATAAAATCAGCTTAACGGCTGTAAATGGGCAAAATGATACAGTTAAAGTAGATAAATACCTGGTGATTTATCATGCAGCGCCTGCGGTAATACAATCAAACATCGAATGGATTACACCAGAAGTTACGGTGACCAAACCAAACGAAAGCGCTGTATTCCGTTTGGCAGGTTTGGCAGAAAACAGCAAGGCTTATTACGAAGTTTATTATCGCGATAGCATAGCCGAAAAAGTGTGGGTTAATTTATCGCCAAAACAGACCATTGTTAAAATACAACCAAAAGCCAATTACGAGGATGGTTTTGCAGTGCAGTTTACCATGGTGCATCAAGGTACTGTTTACAACTCCATGCAACAGGTTAAAATTTTTGATCCGCAAAAAGAGCTGAACGTCCGCTTTTTAAGCTTTCGTAATAAATTACAGCCCGGTGAAAAGGAAAGCTGGAAACTGCAGATCAGTAATAACAAGGGAGAAAAACAAATGGCAGAAATGGTAGCCACACTTTACGATGCCAGTTTGGACGACCTTAGGAAGATGAACTGGAATACGAATCTGCAAAACAGTTTTAATTATGGTTTTTATAACTGGAATTTCAATGCAAACAATGTTGCTAACCCAGGTTACCTATGGTTTTTAAGACAGGATAGAGATTATAGCGTAATTAACCGGGGTTATGAAAACCTTAATCTGTTTGGTTATAACTATTATGGCGGATACAACTCTGGTTACCGGAACTACATTAGTAATTTACAAAGGGCTAAACGAAAAGGCTTATCTACGGAAGCATTAAAAAAACTGGTGGAGTTAGAAAATGGTAAACTAATTTATGGGGTGGTGTTCGATCGTCAGGGCGAAATACTGCCGGGCGTACAGGTCAGCGTAGGTAAAACGGTAACTACCAGCAATGTTTTAGGTATTTACACCATTAATGCCAAAGCAGGAGAGATACTGAATTTTTCTTTTATCGGCTATAAAAACTATGCTATAAAAATAGGCAGTAAAAAGCGTGTTGATGTAACGTTGAAAGAGGATGGTACGGTTTTAAGAGAGGTGCTAGTTACCGGATATGGAGCACAAAAAAAACAAAGTATGACTGGTTCAGTTATTAAGATTAGAGGGGTGTCAACTTTACAAGGGAAGGCTGCGGGATTAAGTGCTGAGCCACCTACAGTTCAAATGTTAAAAGAGGAAGCAGTTGCGGTAGATGATACTGGGATATATGATTTCGCAAGCATTAACAGTTACGATCCTAAAACAGGTTTAGAAATCGTAAATGGTAAGCCAGTCATCAAAAAACCTAACATTACCCCACGTACCAACTTTAACGAACTCGCATTTTTCTATCCGCAATTGTTAACCGATGCTAAAGGTGAAATCAAGATCGAGTTTACCATCCCCCAAAGTTTAACACGCTATAAAATGATGGGTTTTGCACACACCAAAGATTTAAAAACGGCATCTATCACTAATGAATTGGTTACCCAGAAACAATTGGCCATTGCCATAAATGCCCCACGCTTTTTCAGGGAAGGAGATACGATTTTATTAAGTGCCAAGCTGAATAACCTTGCTGGTACAAAACTGGTCGGCAATGCCAGTTTAGAACTTACCGATGCCTTAACGGCAAAACCGGTTCAGATTTTAGGCTCAAATGATAAGTCAGAAAAAACTTTTGAAGTAGATAATGAGGGCAATGCCGTTTTAAAATGGACATTGATTATCCCATCAGGCATTAGTGCTGTTACTTATAAAGTTTTAGCGCAAAGTGGCAAGTTTAGCGATGGTGAAGAAAATACCATTCCGGTTTTAGCAAATGCCATGTTAGTTACCGAAAGTATGCCCATAAATGTGCGCGGCAAAACCACCAAAACTTTCGATTTTGAAAAACTGGAGAAATCAGGCGCTTCAAAAACCTTACGCAACCAAAGTTTAACATTTGAGTTTACCTCCAATCCGGTTTGGTATGCGGTGCAGGCCTTACCTTACTTGATGGAATATCCGTATGAGTGTGCTGAGCAAACTTTTAGCCGCTTTTATGCCAATAGTTTTGCAACGGGAATTATTAATTCATCGCCAAAAATTAAAACGGTTTTTGAACAATGGAAAAACACCAATAATGGCGAAGCATTGTTATCGAACCTGGAGAAAAACCAGGAATTGAAATCGATTTTATTAGAAGAAACTCCCTGGGTACACAATGCAGATAATGAAAGCGAACGTAAAAAACGTTTGGCTACACTTTTCGACTTAAACAGAATGACCTATGAGTTAAAAGCCAATTTTGAGAAGTTAGAAAAAATGCAGTTTAATAACGGTGCTTTCCCATGGTTTAGTGGCATGCGGGAGGATAGGTACATTACCCAGCACATCGTTTTGGGCATGGGCCAGTTAAAAAAACTGAAACTGATTGACGAAAAAGCTTATCCAAATTTTAATGCTATGCTCAATAAAGCCATTATTTATTTAGATGCGGAATTCGTTAAGGATTATAAGGATGAAGTGAAAGGGAAACGTTCTGGCTACTTGCCGTTACATTATCTTTTTGCCAGAAGTTATACCAATCAAAAAAATACTACTGCCGATTTTACAAAAGCTAAAGATTTTTACCTCAAAAAATTGGTTGCCAACTGGAAAACCTTTGATACTTATCAACTGGCACAAACAGCTTTGGTTTTAAATAGAAACGGCAATAGTGTAGAAGCGAAGAAAATCATTACGCTGTTAAGTCAAACCGCACAACAAAACGACGAACTGGGAATGTACTGGGCTAACAACAAAGCAGGTTGGTGGTGGTACCAAAGTCCGGTTGAAACGCAGGCTTTGTTGATTGAGGCTTTTGATGAAGTGGCCAATGATACCAAAGCGGTAGAGGAAATGAAGATCTGGTTGCTCAAAAATAAACAAACCAAAGATTGGAAAACTACAAAAGCCACTACAGCTGCCTGTTATGCATTATTAATGAAAGGTACCGATTTATTAAGCGAAAGTAATGAACCGGAGATCACCATTGGTGGTCAGAAATTAGTGGAGCTGCAGCAACCCAATGCTACAAAAGAGGCAGGAACCGGTTATCAGAAAGTAAGCATTGCAGGTGCGAATGTTAAACCTGAAATGGGCAGGGTAGAGGTTAAAAACAATAACCAAACCATAGCCTGGGGAGCACTGTACTGGCAATATTTTGAGCAATTGGATAAAATCACATCAGCCAACACTGGGGTCAAAATTAAAAAACAATTATTCATCCAGAAAGCCAGTAATAAAGGTGATGTGTTAACACCGCTTACCACCAGCAATGTTTTGTTGCCGGGCGATTTGCTGAAAGTACGAATAGAAATTAACTGCGATAGGGATATGGAATATATCCATTTAAAAGATATGCGTTCATCGGGTTTTGAACCCGTAAATGTGATCTCCCAGTATAAATATCAGGATGGTTTGGGTTATTATGAAAGTACTAAAGATGCTTCAACCAATTTCTTTATCAGTTATATGCCAAAAGGAACTTATGTATTCGAATATCCTTTACGGGTTACCCATGCAGGCAATTTTTCGAATGGAATTACCAGTTTACAAAGTATGTATGCGCCAGAGTTTACCACACATTCTGCAGGGATAAGGGTAACTGTAAAATAA
- the ribH gene encoding 6,7-dimethyl-8-ribityllumazine synthase, producing the protein MSTQLKNLSDFSHTTVPSGANYKFGIIVAEWNAEITGALYNGALKTLLANGVAEENIISLPVPGSFELTGGAEILLSKRSDIDAVICLGCVIQGDTKHFDFICDAVAQGVTNVGIKYSKPVIFGVLTTNNLEQAQDRAGGKHGNKGDEAAITAIKMADFSAQI; encoded by the coding sequence ATGTCAACACAATTAAAAAATCTATCCGATTTCTCTCATACCACTGTTCCCAGCGGTGCAAACTATAAATTCGGGATTATTGTAGCCGAATGGAATGCTGAAATTACCGGTGCATTATACAATGGTGCATTAAAAACCTTGTTAGCAAATGGCGTTGCTGAAGAAAATATAATTTCTTTACCTGTACCCGGAAGTTTCGAATTAACAGGTGGTGCCGAAATTTTATTGAGCAAAAGAAGCGATATAGATGCCGTAATCTGTTTAGGCTGTGTAATACAGGGTGACACGAAACATTTCGATTTTATTTGCGATGCAGTAGCGCAAGGTGTAACCAATGTTGGCATTAAATACAGTAAACCAGTTATTTTTGGGGTGCTAACCACCAATAATTTAGAGCAGGCGCAAGACCGTGCAGGCGGCAAGCATGGCAATAAAGGCGATGAAGCTGCAATTACCGCGATTAAAATGGCCGATTTTTCTGCACAGATTTAA